A single window of Ficedula albicollis isolate OC2 chromosome 8, FicAlb1.5, whole genome shotgun sequence DNA harbors:
- the QSOX1 gene encoding sulfhydryl oxidase 1: protein MPSELPGGQDVRNGVRARAPRGNAGSPGPPPKEGTPRAPCTGGRTVDDVPMEAGQGSRPQWRPAVILGAIDCADEDNQQVCSDFGITGFPTMKFFRAFSKKPEDGIRITNPSATVEDLRHAIITNLEQSQDAWPPACPPLEPASAEEVRTFFQRNKDRYLALIFEKSNSFVGREVALDMLQYENIAVRRVLSSEEELVEKFGVTSFPSGYLLFRNGSFSRLPVHIEARSFYTYYLRTLTGITRGSYKLNATASSANETDRVPHPLRADRSKLYMADLESALHYSLRVEAARASSLSGAQLAAFKCYVATLVKYFPGRPCVQTYLQTLDAWLRNWTEPELPRTVLKEAMKNNRDASHPSVLPTNVTWVGCQGSERHFRGYPCGLWTIFHLLTVQAAQNGPDKELPLEVLSTMRCYVRHFFGCQECAEHFEAMAAKSMDRVASREEAVLWLWSHHNEVNARLAGGDTEDPKFPKLQWPPPDLCPQCHKEERGVHAWEEPAVVTFLKAHFSPANIYMDYAEPDPIPVAREGAGARLGTEGPREERGRGEEEEKETEGEARIPGRPGSPEPRRPSIVRLNPKVREGGEDIVDLDSFSEQHFRSQALRAAAGRRRRISKRDTVALARGDAGGERRRGPGILLREEEEGGESLRRSPWLRVLGLGFSRLDISLCVALYFLSSMCLLGMYTFFRLRTRARKGRPGFPLA, encoded by the exons ATGCCGTCAGAGCTCCCCGGCGGGCAGGATGTGAGGAATGGGGTGCGTGCCCGGGCCCCGCGGGGCAATGCCGGCTCTCCTGGCCCCCCTCCAAAGGAGGGCACCCCCAGGGCTCCCTGCACCGGAGGCCGGACCGTGGATGATGTGCCCatggaggcagggcagggaagccGCCCCC agTGGAGGCCTGCAGTGATCCTGGGAGCCATCGACTGTGCCGACGAGGACAACCAGCAAGTGTGCTCTGATTTTGGGATAACTGGCTTCCCCACCATGAAG ttcTTCAGAGCTTTTAGCAAGAAGCCAGAGGATGGGATAAGGATTACCA ATCCCAGTGCCACTGTCGAGGACCTGCGCCACGCCATCATCACCAACCTTGAGCAGAGCCAGGATGCCTGGCCACCTGCCTGTCCTCCGCTGGAGCCAGCAAG CGCCGAGGAGGTTCGCACCTTCTTCCAGAGGAACAAGGACCGGTACTTGGCACTCATCTTCGAGAAGAGCAACTCCTTTGTGGGCAGAGAG GTGGCCCTGGACATGCTGCAGTACGAGAACATTGCAGTGAGGAGGGTGCTGAGCAGCGAGGAGGAGCTCGTGGAGAAGTTCGGCGtcacctccttcccctctggaTACCTGCTCTTCCGCAACGGCTCCTTCTCCCGCCTGCCCGT GCACATAGAGGCGCGCTCCTTCTACACCTACTACCTGCGCACGCTGACGGGCATCACCCGCGGCTCCTACAAGCTGAACGCCACGGCCAGCAGCGCCAACGAGACCGACCGCGTGCCACATCCTCTGCGAGCCGACCG ctccaagCTGTACATGGCCGACCTGGAGTCCGCGCTGCACTACTCGCTGCGAGTGGAGGCTGCCCGTGCCTCCTCGCTGTCgggagcacagctggctgccTTCAAGTGCTACGTGGCCACACTGGTGAAG TATTTCCCAGGGCGCCCCTGCGTGCAGACCTACCTGCAGACCCTGGATGCCTGGCTGAGGAACTGGACAGAGCCTGAGCTGCCCCGCACAGTTTTGAAAGAGGCCATGAAGAATAACAGAGAT GCCTCCCACCCTTCCGTGCTCCCCACCAACGTGACCTGGGTGGGCTGTCAGGGCAGTGAACGCCACTTCCGTGGCTACCCCTGTGGGCTCTGGACCATCTTCCACCTGCTGACTGTCCAGGCTGCCCAGAACGGCCCTGACAAAG agtTACCCCTGGAGGTGCTGAGCACCATGCGCTGCTACGTCCGGCACTTCTTCGGCTGCCAGGAGTGCGCCGAGCACTTCGAGGCCATGGCGGCCAAGTCCATGGACAGGgtggccagcagggaggaggcCGTCCTCTGGCTCTGGTCCCACCACAACGAGGTCAACGCTCGCCTGGCGG GAGGTGACACGGAGGACCCCAAGTTCCCCAAGCTGCAGTGGCCTCCGCCGGACttgtgtccccagtgccacaagGAGGAGCGGGGGGTTCATGCCTGGGAGGAGCCGGCCGTGGTCACGTTCCTCAAGGCACACTTCTCCCCGGCCAACATCTACATGGACTATGCCGAGCCCGACCCCATCCCCGTGGCCAGGGAAGGGGCGGGCGCCAGGCTGGGCACGGAGGGGCCACgggaggagagggggagaggagaagaagaggagaaggagacggaGGGAGAGGCGAGAATCCCGGGGcgcccagg ctcCCCCGAGCCGCGGCGCCCCAGCATCGTGCGGCTGAACCCCAAGGTGCGGGAGGGGGGCGAGGACATCGTGGACCTGGATTCCTTCAGCGAGCAGCACTTCAGGAGCCAGGCGCTGCGAGCGG ccgcgggCCGGCGGCGGCGCATCAGCAAGCGGGACACCGTGGCCCTGGCCCGCGGTGACGCGGGCGGGGAGCGCCGCCGAGGCCCCGGCATCCTGCtgcgggaggaggaggagggcggGGAGAGCCTGCGGAGGAGCCCCTGGCTGCGGGTGCTCGGATTGGGCTTCTCCCGCCTGGACATCAGCCTCTGCGTGGCCCTCTACTTCCTCTCCTCCATGTGCCTCCTGGGCATGTACACCTTCTTCCGCCTCCGCACCCGCGCCCGGAAAGGCCGCCCTGGCTTCCCCCTGGcctga